A stretch of the Polyangiaceae bacterium genome encodes the following:
- a CDS encoding serine/threonine protein kinase has protein sequence MPDLPVFDGCQVLEKLRSGPVADLYHAVQQPLGRPVLVKALSSSILPSSPFAASLEREARVLAELHHPNILHVHDFVRREDRMWLVLEYVDGWALDELLRVVKKLPPLTAAAIVLEVGRALEHAHRHGVVHRDVQPKNVMVSKRGHVKLLNFSVAVDGRLPTAPELLDGATSFGGPLYLSPEQILGEPADPRSDLFSLGVVLYELLAGARPFDAPDDRTAAQRIRHDAAPPLGRSVSGVPATLERIAQRCLEKMPSDRFASTEEMVLALERFLGEAGVTSSHREIARALVQSGLTEEAPRSVLDTSAVLAEPAEAPPVSWALKGFLACLAAIVVVGAGLHWLASRQEGRTAARGGPAELALSPKRPAFLRVVADPWAHVVVDGQRVDTTPFARAIPLGAGTHYVRLEHPNAPTERRTITLVPGETVLLDVKMRIEGRALVDAGELPPAVDAGIETP, from the coding sequence ATGCCGGACCTCCCGGTCTTCGACGGCTGCCAGGTGCTCGAGAAGCTCCGCTCGGGACCCGTCGCGGACCTTTATCACGCGGTCCAGCAGCCGCTCGGCCGGCCGGTGCTGGTGAAGGCGTTGTCGTCGAGCATCTTGCCGTCGAGCCCGTTCGCCGCGTCGCTGGAGCGCGAGGCGCGCGTGCTCGCTGAGCTCCACCACCCGAACATCCTGCACGTCCACGACTTCGTGCGGCGCGAGGACCGCATGTGGCTGGTGCTCGAATACGTGGACGGCTGGGCCCTGGACGAGCTGCTCCGCGTGGTGAAGAAGCTCCCGCCGTTGACCGCGGCGGCCATCGTGCTGGAGGTCGGCCGCGCGCTCGAGCACGCCCACCGGCACGGCGTCGTACACCGGGACGTGCAGCCCAAGAACGTCATGGTCTCGAAGCGGGGCCACGTGAAGCTCTTGAATTTCTCGGTCGCGGTGGATGGGCGGCTGCCAACGGCGCCGGAGCTGCTCGATGGCGCGACCAGCTTCGGCGGCCCGCTGTATCTGTCGCCGGAGCAAATCCTGGGCGAGCCGGCGGATCCGCGCAGCGATCTGTTCTCGCTCGGCGTGGTGCTGTACGAGCTCCTCGCGGGTGCGCGCCCCTTCGACGCGCCGGACGATCGCACCGCGGCGCAGCGCATCCGACACGACGCCGCTCCGCCGCTCGGGCGCTCCGTCTCCGGGGTGCCGGCGACGCTGGAGCGCATCGCGCAGCGCTGCCTGGAGAAGATGCCGAGCGATCGCTTCGCGAGCACGGAGGAGATGGTCCTGGCGCTCGAGCGCTTTCTCGGCGAGGCCGGCGTGACCTCGTCGCACCGAGAGATCGCGCGTGCGCTGGTGCAGTCGGGCCTCACCGAAGAGGCACCGCGCTCGGTGCTCGACACCTCGGCGGTGCTCGCCGAACCAGCCGAGGCGCCGCCGGTGAGCTGGGCGCTGAAGGGCTTTTTGGCCTGCCTCGCGGCCATCGTCGTCGTTGGCGCGGGCCTGCACTGGCTCGCCTCCCGGCAGGAGGGCCGCACGGCGGCCCGCGGCGGGCCGGCGGAGCTGGCGCTCTCGCCGAAACGGCCGGCGTTCCTGCGCGTCGTCGCGGATCCCTGGGCCCACGTGGTCGTGGACGGGCAGCGCGTGGACACCACACCCTTCGCGCGCGCCATCCCGCTCGGCGCGGGCACCCACTACGTGCGGCTCGAGCACCCGAACGCGCCCACCGAGCGGCGCACCATCACGCTCGTCCCGGGAGAGACCGTGCTGCTCGACGTGAAGATGCGGATCGAAGGCAGAGCGCTGGTGGACGCCGGCGAGCTGCCGCCGGCGGTGGACGCCGGTATCGAGACGCCGTGA
- a CDS encoding PIN domain-containing protein, producing MIALDTNILVYSHRSDSPFHARAQRVVRQLVEGGTRWALPWPCVHEFVANVTNARIYRSPTPLALAIEQASQWLGSPAVRLLAEEDGYWDVLAGLLHSSQVTGAKVHDARIAALCILHGVTELWTADRDFNRFAALATKNPLVESTER from the coding sequence GTGATCGCCCTCGACACGAACATCCTGGTGTACTCGCACCGGAGCGACTCCCCCTTCCACGCTCGCGCGCAGCGTGTCGTCCGCCAGCTGGTCGAGGGCGGGACGCGCTGGGCGCTGCCCTGGCCGTGCGTCCACGAGTTCGTGGCCAACGTCACCAACGCCAGGATCTACAGGTCCCCGACGCCGCTCGCCCTCGCGATCGAGCAAGCGAGTCAGTGGCTCGGTTCGCCCGCCGTCCGACTTCTTGCCGAAGAGGACGGATACTGGGACGTCCTGGCGGGGCTGCTCCATTCGTCGCAGGTCACCGGAGCCAAGGTCCATGATGCCCGCATCGCGGCGCTGTGCATCCTGCATGGGGTGACCGAGCTCTGGACCGCGGACCGCGACTTCAACCGCTTCGCCGCGCTCGCGACGAAGAACCCGCTCGTCGAAAGCACCGAGCGCTGA
- a CDS encoding 3'-5' exonuclease, with the protein MKQGADGGGCFPTGRHYPGIAHLLRAVAVGVAEELGAERAIAELPLVAIDTETTGRDAALDRIVEIACVRFERGAVAWRKSWLVNPGIPIPKEAFDVHGIGDDDVRDKPRFSEIAREVLDALAGAVPLAYNAEFDRAFLLAELERAGASDGSAPACRRGVDWIDPLVWARELQKFEKGKTLGEVAGRLGIEISQAHRASDDAEAAVRVLHAFSSDARVPKSYAAFVQEQRRLARIFEEERAKWRGARS; encoded by the coding sequence ATGAAGCAGGGCGCAGACGGCGGCGGCTGCTTCCCCACCGGGCGTCACTACCCCGGCATCGCACACCTCTTGCGCGCCGTGGCGGTGGGCGTCGCCGAGGAGCTCGGCGCGGAGCGCGCGATCGCGGAGCTGCCGCTGGTGGCCATCGACACGGAGACGACCGGGCGCGACGCCGCGCTCGACCGCATCGTCGAGATCGCCTGCGTGCGCTTCGAACGCGGCGCCGTCGCCTGGCGCAAGAGCTGGCTGGTGAACCCGGGCATCCCGATCCCGAAGGAGGCCTTCGACGTGCACGGCATCGGGGACGACGACGTGCGTGACAAGCCGCGCTTCTCGGAGATCGCCCGGGAGGTCCTCGACGCCCTCGCCGGGGCGGTGCCCCTTGCGTACAACGCCGAGTTCGATCGGGCCTTCCTCCTGGCCGAGCTCGAGCGCGCAGGCGCCAGCGACGGCTCCGCGCCCGCCTGTCGGCGCGGCGTGGACTGGATCGATCCGCTGGTCTGGGCCCGCGAGCTGCAGAAGTTCGAGAAGGGCAAGACGCTGGGCGAGGTGGCGGGCCGGCTCGGCATCGAGATCAGCCAGGCTCACCGCGCCAGCGACGACGCCGAGGCGGCGGTGCGGGTCTTGCACGCCTTCTCGAGCGACGCGCGGGTGCCCAAGAGCTACGCGGCGTTCGTGCAGGAGCAACGCCGTCTGGCGCGCATCTTCGAGGAAGAGCGCGCCAAGTGGCGGGGCGCGCGGAGCTGA
- a CDS encoding thioredoxin domain-containing protein: MLSLRLLGAVMVLSLLQFKLSTCRSPGEGGKGPGSGDSGSLVELPGVDTAQLTSREKHDWSSAVSELLAPCADQAVSLAQCVKEARPCKACTPGAQFLARHVRKGKTRAQLDAAYKKRFAADQVKEIPIAGSPTKGPDDAVVTIIEFADFECPGCGKAHPVIAKLLAKYPSHIRLVFKNYPLSIHKHAEKAARAALAAGRQGKFWEMHARLFEMQPNPPDDAALEKLAKELGLDMKKFADDVASEAIADEVSRDRKHGDAVDLESTPLLFINGRHYDLDHFDFAEDLDDWIALELELKTGKKVEPKAVKDDGPGEKPVVEKDIKPPASAVPAPSAAPPPSGNATRAKTDPSAKGK, translated from the coding sequence ATGCTGAGCCTGCGCCTGCTGGGAGCCGTCATGGTGCTCTCGCTGCTCCAATTCAAGCTGAGCACCTGCCGCTCGCCGGGCGAGGGGGGCAAGGGACCGGGCAGCGGGGACTCCGGCAGCTTGGTCGAGCTGCCGGGCGTGGACACCGCTCAGCTGACCTCCCGCGAGAAGCACGACTGGTCGAGCGCGGTGAGCGAGCTTCTGGCCCCGTGCGCGGATCAGGCCGTCAGCCTCGCGCAGTGCGTGAAGGAGGCGCGCCCCTGCAAGGCCTGCACGCCGGGCGCGCAGTTTCTGGCCAGGCACGTGCGCAAAGGCAAGACGCGAGCGCAGCTCGACGCGGCGTACAAGAAGCGCTTCGCCGCCGATCAGGTCAAGGAGATCCCGATCGCCGGCTCGCCCACCAAGGGGCCCGACGACGCGGTCGTCACCATCATCGAGTTCGCGGACTTCGAGTGCCCCGGCTGCGGCAAGGCCCATCCGGTGATCGCCAAGCTCCTGGCGAAGTACCCGTCGCACATTCGCCTGGTGTTCAAGAACTACCCGCTCAGCATCCACAAGCACGCGGAGAAGGCCGCGCGCGCCGCCTTGGCCGCTGGCCGTCAAGGAAAGTTCTGGGAGATGCACGCGCGGCTGTTCGAGATGCAGCCGAACCCGCCGGACGACGCGGCGCTGGAGAAGCTGGCCAAAGAGCTCGGCCTCGACATGAAGAAGTTCGCCGACGACGTCGCGAGCGAGGCCATCGCCGACGAGGTGTCGCGCGACCGCAAGCACGGCGACGCGGTGGACCTGGAGTCCACGCCGCTGCTCTTCATCAACGGCCGCCATTACGACCTGGATCACTTCGACTTCGCCGAAGACCTCGACGACTGGATCGCGCTCGAGCTCGAGCTCAAGACCGGCAAGAAGGTCGAGCCGAAGGCCGTGAAGGACGACGGCCCGGGCGAAAAGCCGGTGGTCGAGAAGGACATCAAGCCGCCGGCCTCGGCCGTGCCCGCTCCGTCGGCGGCGCCGCCGCCCAGCGGCAACGCCACCCGCGCCAAGACCGACCCGAGCGCCAAGGGCAAATGA
- a CDS encoding helix-turn-helix domain-containing protein — protein MADSIPPDSIPPSVPPPRNVRHVIAVGGGRGGVGKSVLAVNLGVYLAQLGRSVLLVDADPAGAELHTMLGVDVPLGFPSTREESADDDLTPVPTPVPGLLLLPQLYTPGSTVPIRPGRKPRWARRLRQLDVDYVLLDLGAGTGPATLDLFLGADTGLCVTAPEPPSVEATYRFARALFQRQIRRTLIKDRFKMRLVERAQSELPPLPAPQDLVRNIARYDVGVGELAASELAKLQLRIAVNGVRLRTDSDLGQAMCDMAERYLGVHFDYVGHIEQDDGVWLSVVRRRPVLIDSPTSKSARNIERIARRVLAVSTTREQVREATPIPLVPKEPSLYDVLWTHRGATDEEVRRAYKRQRELYQPGSLPLTSLLNEAALRVEQARIEEAHDTLLDPIRRRAYDVSVFPESSEERVARPAILDSALEAERAMLRQELGREINAETEFTGRLIAKVRESQGVEIEEIADHTKISAAHLRAIEAEAFADLPALVYTRGFVQQVAKYLKLDPAQVCRTYLRRMRQWGATSGGETNA, from the coding sequence ATGGCGGATTCCATCCCGCCCGACAGCATCCCGCCGAGCGTGCCTCCCCCACGCAACGTCCGCCACGTGATCGCGGTGGGCGGGGGACGTGGCGGCGTGGGCAAGAGCGTGCTCGCCGTGAACCTCGGCGTGTACCTGGCGCAGCTGGGCCGCTCGGTGCTCCTGGTGGACGCCGACCCGGCGGGCGCGGAGCTGCACACCATGCTGGGGGTGGACGTCCCGCTCGGGTTCCCGAGCACGCGCGAGGAGTCTGCCGACGACGATCTCACTCCGGTCCCGACGCCGGTGCCGGGGCTCTTGCTCCTGCCGCAGCTCTACACCCCCGGCTCGACCGTGCCGATCCGCCCGGGGCGCAAGCCGCGCTGGGCGCGCCGCCTGCGCCAGCTCGACGTGGACTACGTGCTGCTCGATCTCGGCGCCGGCACCGGGCCGGCCACGCTGGATCTGTTCCTGGGCGCCGACACCGGCCTGTGCGTCACCGCGCCGGAGCCGCCCAGCGTCGAGGCGACCTACCGCTTCGCGCGCGCGCTGTTCCAGCGCCAGATCCGCCGCACGCTGATCAAGGACCGCTTCAAGATGCGGCTGGTCGAGCGCGCGCAGTCCGAGCTGCCCCCGCTGCCGGCGCCGCAGGATCTGGTGCGCAACATCGCCCGCTACGACGTCGGCGTGGGGGAGCTGGCGGCGAGCGAGTTGGCGAAGCTCCAGCTGCGCATCGCGGTGAACGGCGTCCGCCTGCGCACCGACTCCGACCTGGGCCAGGCCATGTGCGACATGGCCGAGCGCTACCTGGGCGTACACTTCGACTACGTCGGCCACATCGAGCAGGACGACGGCGTCTGGCTCTCCGTGGTGCGACGCCGCCCGGTGCTCATCGACAGCCCCACCAGCAAGAGCGCGCGCAACATCGAGCGCATCGCGCGCCGCGTGCTGGCCGTCTCCACGACGCGCGAGCAGGTCCGGGAAGCCACGCCGATCCCGCTGGTGCCCAAGGAGCCGAGCCTGTACGACGTGCTCTGGACGCACCGAGGTGCGACGGACGAAGAGGTACGCCGGGCGTACAAGCGGCAGCGCGAGCTGTACCAGCCCGGCAGCCTGCCCCTGACCTCGCTCTTGAACGAGGCGGCGCTCCGCGTGGAGCAAGCGCGAATCGAGGAGGCGCACGACACGCTGCTCGATCCCATCCGACGTCGCGCCTACGACGTGTCGGTCTTCCCGGAGTCCAGCGAGGAGCGCGTGGCGCGGCCCGCGATCCTCGACAGCGCCCTCGAGGCCGAGCGCGCGATGCTGCGCCAGGAGCTGGGCCGCGAGATCAACGCCGAGACCGAGTTCACCGGACGCCTGATCGCCAAGGTGCGCGAGTCGCAGGGGGTCGAGATCGAGGAGATCGCCGATCACACCAAGATCAGCGCCGCCCACCTGCGCGCCATCGAGGCCGAGGCCTTCGCGGATCTGCCGGCGCTGGTCTACACCCGGGGCTTCGTGCAACAAGTGGCCAAGTACCTGAAGCTCGACCCGGCCCAGGTCTGCCGCACCTACCTCCGCCGCATGCGCCAGTGGGGCGCGACGAGCGGCGGCGAGACCAACGCCTAG
- a CDS encoding glycosyltransferase family 39 protein yields the protein MRSSRADRGDLIFTLAVALVALLPRLFVAIAWAREPVWDGHYYHFGATRIASGLGYSEDVLIAGQAVWKPWCHYPVGLSGFLGLVYKVFGTGIGVAPVVNAVLGALLVAVVHRLARQYLSERRARVAATLAALHPGLIAYSAVVMTEPLAALLLASAALVAALFGPRWLGAVAAGLVLGLATLVRPSTLLAAPLIAVMGPRPWWKALARAAIATGLALVVVSPWTLRNCRVMDGCALVSTNGGWNLAIGAISDTGRFDTLRASDGCPIVTGQVQQDRCWAAVGRARIKADPVRWLGLIPKKLGHTFDHESFAIEYLREADPASWPEARRVAGRGLLTLFHRLLLVAAALSVVTNVSVRSRESKKQYAQWGLFLLVVAGTTYGFADIRHPFFWLPALLPLAALLPLPGRPRHGPVGRYLYCLLAATALTHAVFFGDDRYHLVVTPVLCLLAAAALRREGEASAVELLTNREPPGVPAPPHPTSVVRTPR from the coding sequence ATGCGCTCTTCCCGTGCCGACCGCGGCGACCTGATCTTCACGCTCGCCGTGGCCTTGGTCGCGCTCCTGCCGCGGCTGTTCGTCGCCATCGCGTGGGCGCGGGAGCCGGTCTGGGACGGTCACTACTACCACTTCGGCGCCACGCGCATCGCGTCTGGCCTGGGCTACTCCGAAGACGTGCTGATCGCGGGTCAGGCCGTGTGGAAGCCCTGGTGTCACTACCCGGTGGGCCTCTCCGGCTTTCTCGGCCTCGTCTACAAGGTCTTCGGCACCGGCATCGGCGTCGCGCCGGTCGTCAACGCCGTGCTCGGCGCGCTGCTCGTCGCCGTGGTGCACCGCCTCGCGCGCCAGTACCTGAGCGAGCGCCGCGCGCGCGTCGCCGCCACCCTGGCCGCGCTCCACCCCGGTCTCATCGCCTACTCCGCGGTGGTGATGACGGAGCCCTTGGCCGCGCTCCTTCTGGCCAGCGCCGCGCTGGTCGCCGCGCTGTTCGGACCGCGTTGGCTCGGCGCGGTGGCCGCGGGGCTCGTGCTCGGGCTCGCCACCCTGGTCCGGCCCTCGACCTTGCTCGCGGCGCCGCTCATCGCGGTGATGGGGCCGCGCCCGTGGTGGAAGGCGCTCGCTCGTGCGGCCATCGCCACCGGCTTGGCGCTCGTGGTCGTCTCGCCGTGGACGCTGCGCAACTGCCGGGTCATGGACGGCTGCGCCCTGGTCAGCACCAACGGCGGCTGGAACCTGGCCATCGGCGCCATCAGCGACACGGGACGCTTCGACACGCTGCGCGCCAGCGACGGCTGCCCCATCGTGACGGGCCAGGTGCAGCAAGATCGCTGCTGGGCCGCCGTCGGCCGCGCGCGCATCAAGGCCGATCCCGTGCGCTGGCTGGGGCTCATTCCCAAGAAGCTCGGCCACACCTTCGACCACGAGTCCTTCGCCATCGAGTACCTGCGCGAGGCGGACCCGGCGTCCTGGCCCGAGGCGCGTCGCGTCGCGGGCCGAGGTTTGCTCACCCTGTTCCACCGCTTGCTCTTGGTGGCCGCCGCCCTCTCGGTCGTGACCAACGTCAGCGTCAGGAGCCGCGAGAGCAAGAAGCAATACGCGCAGTGGGGTCTGTTCCTGCTGGTCGTCGCCGGCACGACCTACGGCTTCGCCGACATCCGCCACCCGTTCTTCTGGCTGCCCGCGCTCCTGCCGCTCGCCGCGCTCCTGCCGCTGCCGGGTCGCCCGCGCCACGGCCCGGTCGGGCGCTACCTCTACTGCCTGCTCGCCGCCACCGCGCTCACCCACGCCGTGTTCTTCGGCGACGACCGCTATCACCTGGTGGTGACGCCGGTGCTCTGCCTCCTGGCGGCAGCGGCGCTCCGGCGGGAGGGTGAGGCGAGCGCGGTGGAATTACTCACCAACCGTGAACCGCCGGGCGTGCCCGCTCCACCACACCCGACGTCCGTGGTCCGCACGCCTCGCTGA
- a CDS encoding fused MFS/spermidine synthase has protein sequence MGTVRSTHVVAWTRAGVVGALGALAGAFVGMDLWARGASGPPEPGALAARLAVGAALGAASLVALRFVARTLVGRLSPGALLPDSPYQRLEVASYSPFLLPLAGVAGVHVSIPVAYAMLLAFAAGQVALVLRARPRAHHVATADTHLALLFALSGMAALVYEIVWQRVLFAAYGVNIESVTLVVAVFMLGLGLGALVGARVSERFPKRLPELFAGAELAIGVFGAVSIPLIEAIAARTLHLSMAGVAAAVFGSLLLPTLLMGATLPVLVAHVTRHDAHVGATVGRLYGLNTLGAALASLLTVDVLFVMLGRQAVVWVAVLLNCAVAVLVLRIAARVRALRGTERQREAELTDEREKSPRPARSLPPAWVLVVAALVGFVSLSQEILWVRVIGFAMLGIPQVFGHVLGVFLIGVALGARDAKALCGLPGADVVRALARRLLVAGVAAYVAIPLVGQVMSWSKSAGLPVAYLAVGAGAYLLGAVLPVLSHVAAARGAAAGVSVAWIYVANVAGCTAGPLVTAFVLFDHFTLEQCSLGLSLATLAGAGTLSITAARPGRDPARAAVLYAAAVLALAIPLVHDRLYAELFEKLLYGASFESRKPFRRVVQNRSGVLAVEAHPAGDVIYGGGNYDGRFTIDPVTGANAIERAYMLASLHRKPRRVLVIGLSSGSWVRVVASHRSVEQITVVELNPGYSRLIREYAGQAGILDDSRIEYAWDDGRRWLRRNPDARFDFILMNTVQHYRSNATNLLSREFLELCRSHLEPGGVIYYNTTGSPDAAYTAATAFRYVVRFSNFVAASASPIDLTRDERRKNLELFLEGGRRLLNAETTERLASSSLHDRGEELRASADLQTITDDNMLTEFKRAHTDLLIPRLYGWHDPSRAWGRVMAR, from the coding sequence ATGGGAACCGTACGATCGACACACGTCGTCGCGTGGACACGCGCCGGCGTCGTTGGCGCGCTCGGCGCGCTCGCCGGGGCGTTCGTGGGCATGGACCTCTGGGCGCGGGGCGCGAGCGGTCCGCCCGAGCCAGGCGCGCTCGCGGCGCGACTGGCCGTAGGCGCCGCCCTGGGCGCCGCGTCGTTGGTCGCGCTGCGATTCGTCGCGCGGACCCTGGTCGGGCGGCTCTCGCCCGGCGCGCTCCTTCCGGACTCGCCTTACCAACGACTCGAGGTCGCCAGCTACTCCCCGTTCCTCCTGCCGCTGGCCGGTGTCGCCGGCGTCCACGTCTCGATCCCGGTGGCCTACGCGATGCTGCTCGCGTTCGCGGCGGGCCAAGTGGCACTGGTGCTGCGAGCTCGGCCTCGCGCACATCATGTGGCGACAGCGGACACGCACCTGGCGTTGCTCTTCGCGCTCTCGGGGATGGCGGCCCTCGTCTACGAGATCGTGTGGCAGCGTGTCTTGTTCGCAGCCTACGGCGTCAACATCGAGTCCGTGACGCTCGTCGTGGCCGTGTTCATGCTCGGGCTCGGATTGGGCGCGCTCGTGGGAGCGCGGGTCTCGGAGCGCTTCCCGAAGCGACTGCCGGAGCTGTTCGCGGGGGCCGAGCTCGCCATTGGCGTGTTCGGCGCCGTCAGCATCCCTCTGATCGAGGCGATCGCGGCGCGGACGCTCCACCTGTCCATGGCGGGCGTCGCAGCGGCGGTGTTTGGCTCGCTGCTTCTGCCGACGCTGCTCATGGGAGCCACGCTTCCCGTTCTGGTCGCCCACGTCACGCGGCACGACGCGCACGTCGGCGCTACCGTCGGGCGGCTCTATGGGCTCAACACGCTGGGTGCGGCGCTCGCGAGCCTCCTGACGGTCGACGTTCTGTTCGTGATGCTCGGCCGCCAGGCCGTCGTCTGGGTCGCGGTGCTCCTGAACTGCGCGGTCGCGGTGCTCGTCCTGCGCATCGCGGCGCGGGTCCGGGCCCTGCGCGGCACCGAGCGCCAGCGCGAAGCGGAGCTCACGGACGAGCGCGAGAAGTCGCCCCGGCCCGCCCGCTCTTTGCCACCCGCGTGGGTGCTCGTCGTGGCGGCCCTGGTGGGCTTCGTCTCGCTCAGCCAGGAGATCCTGTGGGTACGAGTCATCGGCTTCGCCATGCTCGGCATCCCGCAGGTGTTCGGCCACGTGCTCGGCGTCTTCCTGATCGGTGTTGCGCTCGGGGCGCGTGACGCGAAAGCCCTCTGTGGTCTGCCGGGAGCTGACGTCGTTCGAGCGCTCGCGCGTCGCCTGCTCGTGGCGGGGGTGGCGGCCTACGTGGCGATCCCGCTCGTCGGTCAGGTCATGTCATGGAGCAAGTCCGCCGGCCTGCCGGTCGCGTACCTCGCGGTCGGGGCCGGGGCGTACCTGCTCGGAGCAGTGCTCCCTGTCCTCTCGCACGTGGCGGCCGCACGCGGCGCCGCGGCCGGCGTCTCGGTCGCCTGGATCTACGTCGCGAACGTCGCCGGCTGCACCGCAGGCCCGCTCGTCACCGCGTTCGTGCTATTCGACCACTTCACCCTGGAGCAGTGCTCGCTGGGTCTCTCGCTCGCGACCCTCGCCGGCGCGGGGACCCTGTCGATCACGGCCGCTCGGCCCGGTCGCGACCCGGCGCGGGCGGCGGTCCTGTATGCCGCTGCGGTGCTGGCGTTGGCGATCCCGTTGGTCCACGACCGCCTGTACGCGGAACTCTTCGAGAAGCTGCTGTACGGGGCCAGCTTCGAATCGAGGAAGCCCTTCCGGCGCGTGGTGCAGAACCGCAGCGGGGTGCTCGCTGTGGAAGCACACCCGGCGGGGGACGTGATCTACGGCGGCGGGAACTACGACGGGCGCTTCACCATCGACCCAGTCACGGGCGCCAACGCCATCGAGCGCGCCTACATGCTCGCCAGCCTGCACCGCAAGCCGCGACGAGTTCTGGTCATCGGTCTGTCTAGTGGCTCGTGGGTGCGTGTGGTTGCGTCGCACCGGAGCGTCGAACAGATCACGGTGGTCGAGCTCAACCCGGGTTACTCGAGGCTCATCCGCGAGTACGCCGGGCAAGCTGGGATACTCGACGACTCGCGCATCGAATACGCGTGGGACGACGGTCGCCGGTGGCTGCGCCGAAACCCTGATGCGCGCTTCGACTTCATCCTCATGAACACTGTGCAGCACTATCGAAGCAACGCGACGAATCTGTTGTCGCGGGAGTTCCTCGAGCTCTGCCGGAGTCATCTCGAGCCAGGCGGGGTGATTTACTACAACACGACTGGCTCGCCCGATGCCGCGTACACCGCTGCGACAGCCTTCAGGTACGTCGTGAGGTTCTCGAACTTCGTGGCCGCCAGCGCGTCGCCGATCGATCTGACCCGGGACGAGCGACGCAAGAACCTGGAGCTCTTCCTCGAGGGCGGGCGCCGCTTGCTGAATGCCGAGACCACGGAGCGCCTGGCGTCGTCGTCGCTGCACGACCGCGGTGAGGAGCTGAGGGCCAGCGCCGACCTTCAGACAATCACGGACGACAACATGCTGACCGAGTTCAAGCGCGCACACACGGACCTCCTGATCCCACGCCTGTACGGCTGGCACGATCCGTCGCGGGCTTGGGGACGGGTGATGGCGAGGTAG
- a CDS encoding PEGA domain-containing protein yields the protein MSRPATATVGVRLAWAVGLCAMLATSAARGDTQRHEARAHFDRAVVLLEQKKYPGALEELEAAYALHPHPAVLYNIGMAHVAMGSSVAAAKSLERYLREAGSSVTPERRAETQRVLDELAPRLATLVLDLEPRGARVTLNGVVVAAAEPITVAAGKHELVITHAGHRTDRRSLELKGRTVTSLQVRLDPAKSASRERVHLGIDCPVPDATVYLDDVAVARTPLSSMLISPGPHRVAFRRAGYAASEHSVLAAKGVESVARCQLVAKGSGKMGRVVLVGPAASGRAWVDGRELPAGGRVAPGRHRVKLTAAGHRPWEGDVSVAAGRTLTLGEGLVPTEETLRARATQRTWAWALGAQGLGLAVAGASIYYWNSNRYQTWKERQARMDEAWAKPPYRDPALMKRQVQNDDLRDSIKQFDLLSAVLAVGGAVLLTTGTALYLTGESPHATTEPAITATPSGIRGQWSARW from the coding sequence ATGAGCCGACCCGCAACAGCGACCGTGGGCGTGCGACTGGCGTGGGCCGTGGGCCTGTGCGCAATGCTGGCAACCAGCGCGGCGCGCGGCGACACACAGCGGCACGAGGCGCGAGCGCACTTCGACCGCGCCGTAGTCTTGCTCGAGCAGAAGAAGTACCCGGGTGCGCTCGAGGAGCTCGAAGCAGCCTACGCGCTGCATCCCCACCCGGCGGTTCTCTACAACATCGGCATGGCTCACGTCGCCATGGGCAGCTCGGTAGCGGCCGCGAAGAGCCTGGAGCGCTATCTGAGGGAAGCAGGTAGCTCCGTGACACCCGAACGCCGCGCCGAGACGCAGCGCGTCCTCGACGAGCTCGCGCCGCGCCTGGCGACGTTGGTGCTCGACCTGGAGCCCAGGGGGGCGCGTGTGACCCTGAACGGTGTCGTCGTCGCCGCCGCGGAGCCGATCACCGTGGCGGCGGGCAAGCACGAGCTCGTGATCACGCACGCCGGTCATCGTACGGATCGCCGGTCGCTCGAGCTGAAGGGTCGCACCGTGACGTCACTGCAAGTCAGGCTCGACCCGGCGAAGTCGGCCAGCCGCGAGCGCGTGCATCTAGGCATCGACTGCCCAGTTCCCGACGCCACCGTATACCTCGACGACGTGGCGGTGGCGCGCACTCCACTGAGCTCGATGCTGATCTCTCCGGGTCCCCATCGCGTCGCGTTTCGGCGAGCGGGGTACGCCGCGTCCGAGCACTCGGTGCTCGCGGCGAAAGGCGTGGAGTCGGTGGCGCGCTGTCAGCTCGTGGCCAAGGGCTCGGGGAAGATGGGCCGCGTCGTGCTCGTCGGTCCGGCGGCCTCAGGGCGAGCCTGGGTGGACGGAAGGGAGCTACCCGCCGGCGGACGCGTCGCGCCCGGGCGGCACCGAGTGAAGCTGACGGCAGCCGGGCACAGGCCCTGGGAAGGCGACGTGTCGGTCGCCGCCGGGAGGACGCTGACGCTCGGCGAGGGACTCGTCCCGACCGAAGAGACGTTGCGCGCGCGTGCGACCCAACGAACCTGGGCCTGGGCGCTCGGGGCGCAGGGGCTCGGGCTGGCGGTCGCAGGAGCGAGCATCTACTACTGGAACAGCAACCGGTATCAGACCTGGAAGGAGAGGCAGGCGCGCATGGACGAAGCCTGGGCCAAGCCACCGTACCGCGATCCGGCGCTCATGAAGCGACAGGTCCAGAACGACGACTTGCGCGACTCCATCAAGCAATTCGACCTACTCAGCGCCGTCTTGGCCGTGGGCGGAGCGGTGCTGCTCACGACCGGCACCGCGCTGTACCTCACCGGTGAGAGCCCGCACGCGACGACCGAGCCGGCGATCACGGCAACCCCAAGCGGGATACGAGGGCAGTGGTCCGCGCGCTGGTGA